The following coding sequences are from one Musa acuminata AAA Group cultivar baxijiao chromosome BXJ1-6, Cavendish_Baxijiao_AAA, whole genome shotgun sequence window:
- the LOC103971002 gene encoding transcription termination factor MTERF8, chloroplastic-like produces the protein MKRSPAFSLFSKTLCFIYRPRPADALLSSSSSYSVAATGSGALQPSFMAEYLVTSCGFSPEKATKASNLLGGIASRRQPDSVLGFLKSHGFDDTHVKELLSGNPRWLLLDVETNLAAKFRTLQELGFSQSDITHLVVANPSAINCRVPTMVHKIRFWQGLIGSNDLLIKVFKRRQWILGYSIEKRIQPNIEMLRSCGFTDQKLRTILRYRPTLVTQRAETLRALISRADGFGVPRTSGRFHWTLLMLSTLSVERCNAQKKLFGAFGWSEADFLDALKKTPGFLTCSLKNLKMKMEFLVNEAGYAPSYIGQRPVLLTYSLEKRLIPRYQLMAALKSRGLCAGHPKSLAYMLCPEKKFLERFVACFRAPSSSFMQA, from the exons ATGAAGAGGTCACCGGCATTCTCTCTCTTCTCCAAAACCCTCTGCTTCATCTATCGCCCTCGTCCCGCCGATGCTCtactttcctcctcctcctcttactcCGTCGCCGCTACCGGAAGCGGAGCTCTTCAGCCCAGCTTCATGGCCGAATACCTCGTCACGTCATGTGGCTTCTCCCCGGAGAAGGCGACCAAGGCCTCGAATCTCCTCGGCGGCATCGCGTCCCGCCGGCAGCCCGACTCCGTCCTTGGCTTTCTCAAAAGCCACGGTTTCGACGACACCCATGTGAAAGAGCTGCTGTCTGGGAACCCCCGGTGGCTTCTCCTCGACGTGGAGACGAACCTGGCCGCCAAGTTCCGAACTCTCCAGGAGTTAGGCTTCTCACAGTCCGACATCACCCACCTCGTCGTGGCCAATCCCTCCGCAATCAACTGTCGCGTCCCCACCATGGTGCACAAGATCCGGTTTTGGCAGGGACTCATCGGATCCAACGACCTACTCATAAAGGTCTTTAAGCGCCGCCAGTGGATTCTCGGGTATAGCATTGAGAAGAGGATCCAGCCAAACATCGAGATGCTACGGAGCTGTGGATTCACGGATCAAAAGCTTAGAACGATCCTGAGGTACCGGCCCACGTTGGTAACCCAGAGGGCGGAAACCTTGAGGGCTTTGATCAGTCGTGCCGACGGATTCGGAGTACCCCGCACCTCGGGGAGGTTCCACTGGACTCTGTTGATGCTCTCCACTCTTAGCGTGGAGAGATGCAATGCGCAAAAGAAGCTATTCGGGGCCTTCGGGTGGTCAGAGGCCGACTTCCTCGACGCATTAAAAAAGACTCCTGGTTTCTTGACATGTTCCCTGAAGAATCTGAAGATGAAAATGGAATTCTTGGTGAATGAGGCTGGATATGCTCCGTCTTATATAGGTCAGAGGCCTgtgcttttgacatatagtttagaGAAAAGGTTGATCCCAAGATATCAGCTCATGGCAGCCCTGAAGTCCAGGGGGTTGTGCGCTGGTCATCCCAAATCGCTCGCATATATGCTGTGTCCAGAGAAGAAGTTCTTGGAAAG GTTTGTGGCTTGTTTTCGTGCGCcctcttcctctttcatgcaaGCATGA
- the LOC135675485 gene encoding membrane-anchored ubiquitin-fold protein 3-like isoform X2: protein MAGDDLIELKFRLFDGTDIGPNKYDPSTTVASLKEAILARWPQEIAPKTINDVKLINAGKILENTWTITESRVPVCELPGGVITMHVVVRPPMLDKNNERPLAKDPKTNRCACTIL, encoded by the exons ATGGCAGGAGATGATTTGATTGAGCTCAAGTTTAGGCTGTTTGACGGCACCGACATCGGGCCGAACAAGTACGATCCTTCGACCACCGTCGCCTCTCTCAAAGAAGCTATACTTGCTCGATGGCCCCAGG AAATTGCTCCAAAAACCATAAATGATGTCAAGCTCATAAATGCTGGAAAGATTTTGGAGAACACCTGGACAATTACTGAGTCTAGGGTACCAGTTTGTGAACTTCCTGGTGGTGTTATCACTATGCATGTTGTAGTGCGGCCTCCCATGCTTGACAAAAATAATG AAAGACCACTTGCTAAAGACCCAAAGACCAACAGATGTGCTTGCACCATCCTCTGA
- the LOC135675485 gene encoding membrane-anchored ubiquitin-fold protein 3-like isoform X1 encodes MAGDDLIELKFRLFDGTDIGPNKYDPSTTVASLKEAILARWPQGTEIAPKTINDVKLINAGKILENTWTITESRVPVCELPGGVITMHVVVRPPMLDKNNERPLAKDPKTNRCACTIL; translated from the exons ATGGCAGGAGATGATTTGATTGAGCTCAAGTTTAGGCTGTTTGACGGCACCGACATCGGGCCGAACAAGTACGATCCTTCGACCACCGTCGCCTCTCTCAAAGAAGCTATACTTGCTCGATGGCCCCAGG GTACAGAAATTGCTCCAAAAACCATAAATGATGTCAAGCTCATAAATGCTGGAAAGATTTTGGAGAACACCTGGACAATTACTGAGTCTAGGGTACCAGTTTGTGAACTTCCTGGTGGTGTTATCACTATGCATGTTGTAGTGCGGCCTCCCATGCTTGACAAAAATAATG AAAGACCACTTGCTAAAGACCCAAAGACCAACAGATGTGCTTGCACCATCCTCTGA
- the LOC135677607 gene encoding inactive TPR repeat-containing thioredoxin TTL3-like, translating to MSRHPSPSLCELLSCANAGLPTPPRRSHRSPASEKMEVEDEPRISGCGLFRRRRSRSTSSIPRIVPDAASRLQDSSAAPRRRTGSDVTSIVPVLPPVPVVKPRSPAPTARAVANPRMPPPQTTARSNSGLMAELDGMLYDRHNASDGGHLVRASSGNVMVFGNLGNLRGNANFKNPPTVAKNTKGSLGNPMRPSPIPASAPAPAPELCRVLSRMLDPEELKEMGNGEYKMGRFAEALALYDRAIDMDPGKASYYSNKAAALTAMGRLLEAVVECKEAIRLDPAYHRAHHRLATLHLRLGEAEKAIHHFKQSRNEASSGDMARAQALQSHLSQSNEARRLKDYITLLKESQAAASSGADFAPQVFARQAEALLKLNRHEEADSIMSAAPKFGMDEHTRFFGAVAKAYVLMVQAQVDMAAGRFNDAVAAAKVAAQLDPGSREIGAVVRRTRAVAAARSRGNDLFRAAKFAEACVAYGDGLSQDSHNAVLLYNRATCRSKLGHYEKAIEDCSTALAVRPSYSKARLRRADCNAKLERWEASVKDYGVLIQEIPGDEEVSRALLEAQAKLKKQEEGEEEDMEDTDRC from the exons ATGTCTCGCCACCCTTCTCCCTCTCTATGCGAGCTGTTGTCATGCGCGAATGCCGGGCTGCCGACCCCACCTCGTCGTAGCCACCGGAGCCCTGCATCGGAGAAGATGGAGGTCGAGGACGAGCCGAGGATCTCCGGCTGCGGCCTCTTCCGCCGCCGGAGGTCCAGGTCCACCAGCTCCATCCCCCGAATCGTCCCCGACGCCGCGTCGAGGTTGCAGGACTCCTCGGCCGCTCCGCGCCGGCGCACCGGATCCGACGTCACCTCGATCGTCCCCGTCCTTCCCCCGGTTCCCGTCGTGAAGCCCCGGTCCCCGGCCCCAACCGCGCGTGCTGTGGCCAACCCCCGGATGCCACCGCCGCAGACGACGGCGAGGTCGAACAGTGGATTAATGGCGGAGCTCGACGGTATGCTTTACGACCGCCATAACGCCAGCGACGGCGGCCACCTCGTCCGGGCTTCGTCCGGCAACGTTATGGTCTTCGGGAACCTGGGCAACCTCCGTGGCAACGCCAACTTCAAAAATCCTCCGACCGTGGCCAAGAACACCAAAGGAAGCCTCGGCAATCCAATGAGACCGTCGCCGATTCCGGCATCGGCACCGGCACCGGCACCGGAGCTCTGCCGGGTTCTATCGAGGATGCTGGACCCGGAGGAGCTAAAGGAAATGGGGAACGGGGAGTATAAGATGGGGCGGTTCGCGGAGGCGTTGGCATTGTACGATCGGGCGATCGACATGGATCCCGGCAAGGCCTCCTACTACAGCAACAAGGCCGCCGCGCTCACTGCCATGGGCCGCCTCCTCGAGGCCGTCGTGGAATGCAAGGAAGCCATTCGACTCGATCCCGCTTACCACCGGGCTCATCACCGCTTGGCTACGCTCCATCTCAG ATTGGGAGAAGCGGAGAAGGCGATCCATCACTTCAAGCAGTCAAGAAACGAGGCCAGCTCGGGCGACATGGCGAGAGCGCAGGCTCTGCAATCCCATCTTTCCCAGTCCAACGAAGCACGCAGGTTGAAGGACTACATCACCCTGTTGAAGGAATCACAGGCTGCTGCTTCCTCCGGAGCCGACTTCGCTCCACAG GTCTTCGCACGGCAAGCGGAAGCGCTTCTAAAGCTCAACCGACACGAGGAGGCCGACTCGATCATGAGCGCCGCGCCCAAGTTCGGCATGGATGAGCACACAAGGTTCTTCGGCGCCGTCGCGAAGGCGTACGTCCTCATGGTCCAAGCGCAGGTCGACATGGCTGCAGGAAGGTTCAACGACGCGGTGGCGGCGGCCAAGGTGGCTGCTCAGCTCGACCCCGGTAGCCGGGAGATCGGGGCGGTGGTGCGGCGGACCCGGGCGGTGGCCGCGGCTCGCTCCAGAGGCAATGATCTCTTCCGGGCCGCGAAGTTCGCCGAGGCATGCGTCGCGTATGGCGACGGCCTGAGCCAGGACTCGCACAACGCTGTTCTCCTCTACAACCGAGCCACCTGTCGTTCCAAGCTTGGGCACTACGAGAAGGCGATCGAGGACTGCAGCACCGCCCTTGCCGTCCGTCCTTCCTACAGCAAGGCTCGCCTCCGGCGGGCGGACTGCAACGCCAAG TTGGAGAGGTGGGAGGCATCGGTGAAGGATTATGGAGTGCTGATCCAAGAGATTCCAGGGGATGAGGAGGTGAGCAGGGCACTGTTGGAGGCTCAAGCCAAGCTGAAGAAGCAAGAAGAAGGCGAAGAAGAAGACATGGAGGACACAGATCGGTGCTGA
- the LOC135675486 gene encoding serine/threonine-protein kinase D6PK-like: protein MASKTISKSSFEQQPEASGSHKIEPNSCKPSQTLQPIKSDSNAANIQVTINQTMSKHALNDIKEDKGSIHHPGKAIFSSETNDTVPSDGQKQPMQQGVSTELNGVDVSGDKDKNSEQSGNDSFVSFVSAKVSDATSSMTADFVESTKSSLCRPSTNSDVSDESSCSSLSSSLNKPHKANDSRWEAIQMIRSRDRALGLSHFRLLKKLGCGDIGSVYLSELSGTKCYFAMKVMDKGALASRKKLLRSQTEREILQSLDHPFLPTLYAHFETDKFSCLVMEFCPGGDLHTLRQRQPRKHFSEQAVKFYVAEILLALEYLHMLGIIYRDLKPENVLVRNDGHIMLSDFDLSLRCAVSPTLINSDSESSRRNNSAYCVQPACVEPSCIHPSCVAPTTCFGPRLFSKSKSKDRKLKSETGNQVSPLPELIVEPTDARSMSFVGTHEYLAPEIIKGEGHGSAVDWWTFGIFMYELLFGKTPFKGSGNRATLFNVVGQPLHFPESPTVSFAARDLIRGLLVKEPQQRLAYKRGASEIKQHPFFEGVNWALIRCASPPEIPKSIDIERLPKPAALTNEKVAATKDQKGSNNYLEFDFF from the exons ATGGCTTCGAAGACTATATCAAAAAGCAGCTTCGAGCAACAACCTGAAGCATCTGGGAGTCACAAAATAGAACCAAATTCCTGTAAACCTTCACAGACTTTGCAACCAATCAAGTCCGATTCTAATGCAGCCAACATACAAGTAACTATAAACCAGACCATGTCAAAGCATGCTTTGAATGACATCAAAGAAGATAAAGGATCGATTCATCATCCTGGAAAGGCCATCTTTTCTTCTGAAACAAATGATACAGTTCCCTCAGATGGTCAGAAACAACCAATGCAACAAGGAGTTTCCACAGAACTAAATGGTGTGGATGTTAGTGGAGATAAAGATAAGAACTCTGAACAGAGTGGAAACGATAGCTTCGTAAGCTTCGTGTCTGCTAAAGTTAGTGATGCAACCAGCAGTATGACAGCTGATTTCGTTGAGAGCACAAAAAGTAGTTTGTGTAGGCCTAGTACTAACAGTGATGTCAGTGACGAGAGCTCATGTAGCAGTTTAAGTAGCAGCTTAAACAAGCCTCACAAAGCAAATGATTCAAGATGGGAAGCCATTCAAATGATCCGCTCGAGAGATCGAGCTCTCGGTTTGAGCCATTTTAGGCTGTTAAAAAAGTTAGGATGTGGTGATATTGGCAGTGTGTATCTATCAGAGTTGAGTGGGACGAAATGTTATTTTGCGATGAAGGTCATGGATAAGGGAGCACTGGCTAGTCGTAAGAAGCTTCTTAGATCTCAGACAGAAAGGGAGATACTACAATCTCTGGATCATCCATTTCTTCCAACACTTTATGCCCACTTTGAAACTGATAAATTCTCATGTTTGGTGATGGAGTTCTGCCCAGGTGGAGACTTGCATACCCTTCGTCAGAGGCAACCCAGGAAACATTTCTCAGAACAAGCGGTGAA GTTCTATGTAGCAGAGATCCTCCTGGCATTAGAGTACCTACACATGCTTGGAATCATATACCGTGACCTCAAGCCCGAAAATGTTCTTGTTCGGAATGATGGCCACATCATGCTTTCTGATTTCGATCTCTCGCTTCGCTGTGCAGTAAGCCCAACGTTGATCAATTCAGATTCTGAATCATCCAGGAGGAACAATTCAGCATATTGTGTGCAGCCTGCTTGCGTCGAGCCATCCTGTATCCATCCTTCTTGTGTTGCCCCTACAACATGCTTTGGTCCACGACTTTTCTCCAAATCCAAGTCCAAGGACAGGAAGCTGAAATCAGAGACCGGGAACCAGGTTAGCCCATTGCCAGAGCTCATAGTAGAGCCCACAGATGCTCGGTCGATGTCTTTTGTTGGTACACATGAGTACTTGGCACCGGAGATCATCAAGGGTGAGGGACATGGGAGTGCCGTTGACTGGTGGACCTTTGGTATCTTCATGTATGAGCTTTTGTTTGGGAAGACCCCATTCAAGGGATCAGGTAACAGGGCCACACTGTTCAATGTCGTCGGGCAGCCATTGCACTTCCCAGAGTCCCCAACAGTGAGCTTCGCTGCCAGAGATCTGATAAGGGGACTGCTTGTGAAGGAGCCTCAGCAACGACTTGCATACAAGCGTGGGGCTTCAGAGATAAAACAGCATCCATTTTTTGAGGGAGTTAACTGGGCACTGATACGTTGTGCAAGTCCACCGGAGATCCCAAAATCCATCGACATTGAACGGCTGCCAAAGCCTGCAGCATTGACAAATGAAAAAGTTGCAGCTACCAAAGATCAGAAAGGTTCCAACAACTATTTGGAATTTGATTTCTTCTAG
- the LOC135675487 gene encoding nucleotide-sugar uncharacterized transporter 2-like, with product MGVWESILGKAGRRFVKRKDSDAGENGRALEQPQSSFYSDFHTSEVAKHQQQRLCGPFVAMTFNFIVAVGIIMANKVVMGKVGFNFPVALSLIHYVTSWLLMAIFKALSLLPASPPSKATPFSSLFLLGAVMSLATGLANVSLQHNSVGFYQMAKIAVTPTIVLAEFMIFNKKVSIHKVITLAIVSISVAVATVTDLEFNFFGACVALAWIVPGAINKILWSNMQQTGNWTALALMWKTSPITIFFFVALMPLLDPPGVLSFNWNWNNVVAIIISALFGFLLQWSGALALGATSATSHVVLGQFKTCVIMLGGYVFFNSDPGMISLCGAVVALSGMSFYTYLNMLKESAAASKKLLPKQNSFSLKPKSTMDDQKVGMDIVDSV from the exons ATGGGAGTGTGGGAATCCATACTGGGAAAGGCCGGGAGGAGGTTCGTCAAGCGCAAAGACAGCGATGCCGGAGAGAACG GTCGAGCACTGGAACAGCCGCAAAGTTCCTTTTACAGTGATTTTCATACTTCAGAAGTAGCAAAACATCAGCAACAAAGGTTATGCGGTCCATTTGTGGCAATGACCTTTAATTTCATTGTTGCTGTTGGAATAATCATGGCCAACAAAGTG GTGATGGGCAAGGTTGGGTTTAATTTCCCAGTTGCACTTTCTTTGATCCACTATGTAACTTCTTGGCTTCTCATGGCCATCTTCAAGGCACTCTCTCTACTGCCTGCTTCGCCTCCTTCTAAAGCCACaccattttcttctttatttctaTTGGGTGCAGTGATGTCTCTTGCCACAGGGCTCGCTAATGTCAGCTTACAACATAACAG TGTGGGTTTCTATCAGATGGCTAAGATAGCTGTCACTCCAACAATTGTTCTAGCTGAGTTTATGATTTTCAACAAGAAGGTTTCTATTCACAAG GTTATCACATTGGCTATTGTTTCAATCAGTGTGGCTGTTGCAACTGTCACTGATCTAGAATTCAACTTTTTTGGTGCTTGTGTAGCATTAGCATGGATCGTGCCTGGTGCTATAAATAAAATTCTATGGTCAAATATGCAACAAACTGGAAATTGGACTGCTCTTGC GTTGATGTGGAAAACTAGCCCAATCACTATATTCTTCTTCGTAGCTTTGATGCCTTTGTTAGATCCACCAGGTGTTTTATCCTTCAACTGGAATTGGAACAATGTGGTTGCCATCATCATATCAGCTTTATTTGGATTTCTCCTTCAGTGGTCTGGAGCTTTGGCACTTGG TGCGACATCTGCTACTTCTCATGTTGTTTTGGGGCAGTTCAAAACATGTGTCATTATGCTTGGTGGATATGTATTCTTTAATTCTGATCCGGGAATGATTAGTTTATGCGGTGCTGTTGTTGCTCTGAGTGGAATGTCATTCTATACTTACCTCAACATGTTGAAGGAGTCAGCAGCAGCAAGTAAGAAGCTACTTCCAAAGCAAAATTCATTCTCCTTAAAACCCAAATCAACCATGGACGACCAGAAGGTTGGTATGGATATTGTGGATTCTGTTTGA